Proteins from one Catenuloplanes atrovinosus genomic window:
- a CDS encoding M23 family metallopeptidase, with protein MTDFDGAPRPKLRIRRIALAVALTATLALVCCGGTVSAFFLGGLGGIDDNTMTLSAYGCGEGGPVSADGNLPAIGPYGKVQVRNAAIIINVGSKMGVPPRGWVIAVATAMQESRLSNLGNLGDRNDHDSLGLFQQRPSMGWGTPEQLQNPEYASTKFYEKLITVAGWEDMALTVAAQEVQRSAYPDAYAKHEPIATQIVNLLANGAARAIGSSTDLRCAAAGEVAASGWTIPVKALVGSGFRTSERPDHDGVDLIVGKGAPIWAASSGIVTVAACDNDNSGRSCNVDGYPGKLGCGWFVEVQHAGNIMTRYCHMVERPSTKVGDVVTAGQVIGRVGSSGNSSGPHLHFEVHLNNDRSSSGAVNPVAFMKDQGASLDGGQ; from the coding sequence ATGACCGACTTCGACGGCGCGCCGCGACCGAAGCTGCGAATACGGCGGATCGCGCTCGCGGTCGCGCTGACCGCCACGCTGGCGCTCGTCTGCTGCGGCGGCACGGTCAGCGCGTTCTTCCTCGGCGGTCTCGGTGGCATCGACGACAACACCATGACGCTGAGCGCGTACGGCTGCGGTGAGGGCGGGCCGGTGAGCGCGGACGGCAACCTTCCGGCGATCGGCCCGTACGGCAAGGTGCAGGTGCGCAACGCCGCGATAATCATCAACGTGGGCTCCAAGATGGGCGTACCGCCGCGCGGTTGGGTCATCGCGGTCGCCACCGCGATGCAGGAGTCCCGGCTGTCCAACCTGGGCAACCTGGGCGATCGCAACGATCACGATTCGCTCGGCCTGTTCCAGCAGCGTCCCAGCATGGGCTGGGGCACGCCGGAACAGCTGCAGAACCCGGAGTACGCGTCCACGAAGTTCTACGAGAAGCTGATCACCGTGGCGGGCTGGGAGGACATGGCGCTCACCGTGGCGGCGCAGGAGGTGCAGCGCAGCGCCTACCCGGACGCGTACGCCAAGCATGAGCCGATCGCGACGCAGATCGTGAACCTGCTCGCGAACGGCGCCGCGCGCGCGATCGGGAGCAGCACCGACCTACGGTGCGCCGCCGCCGGCGAGGTCGCCGCATCGGGGTGGACCATTCCGGTGAAGGCGCTGGTCGGTTCCGGTTTCCGGACCTCCGAGCGGCCGGACCACGACGGCGTGGACCTGATCGTCGGCAAGGGCGCGCCGATCTGGGCCGCGTCCAGCGGCATCGTCACGGTCGCGGCCTGCGACAACGACAACTCCGGCCGTAGCTGCAACGTCGACGGTTATCCGGGGAAGCTGGGCTGCGGCTGGTTCGTAGAGGTCCAGCACGCCGGCAACATCATGACCCGGTACTGCCACATGGTGGAGCGACCGTCCACGAAGGTGGGCGACGTGGTCACGGCGGGGCAGGTCATCGGGCGGGTGGGGTCGAGTGGTAACTCGTCGGGCCCGCACCTGCACTTCGAGGTGCACCTGAACAACGACCGCTCCTCGTCCGGCGCGGTCAATCCGGTGGCCTTCATGAAAGACCAGGGCGCGTCGCTGGACGGCGGCCAGTGA
- a CDS encoding MFS transporter → MTRSGERIGAVILAVLILAMGTVSWPFASPALATRASATAAAPGDLCTTAEWQADFRSCVDKLTDVSEQRAQCLTAPKPGSPDSGLAGWFSSKPTSANEPGPQGIYSEYGYAGYSYTTYDIDGGCMSTLIAPEYRFETTVANGEFMIATAIIGASNALRERAWNPESMWGWADPLVEQATRAVYEKVFTVFGILTLAVIGLYLLWRSRQADMSNLMTTAGWALLVMVAITALAAWPVKSANMADSTLITTLGVVHDAVGPRAEDRPAEQCRLGGTEACKDHRPPAVRASDTVTESMLYKNWVRGVLGSSDTETAKKYGLALYDARSLSWEEAERLRSNPNDRDATIAAKNRQWMKVAEQIKTEDPEAYEYLQGTKGMERIGAGFIAMLAAVLFALFDITAAVLVLLGFLIFRWAVIAAPILGTVGLLRPAGEGLRRLANAVVAAVFNIAIFGTGAAIYLFAVDLIMSTATLPGWLQVVLVFLCGVVGWMLLRPYRRITQLGGKNNAASDSWSRRVFRDLREASRIGADESDDRGSRRIKQRDVTVEQINIRPEARLEDPAHASPRAETTTAPQVRTRPDGAEHVADSEPVVAGGGGESGGGPAPRRTRRPAQWTEPEVAEAPASFAIYRPDTGQTTTAPQTPQTPRVRAEAR, encoded by the coding sequence ATGACGCGCTCCGGCGAACGAATCGGCGCGGTAATCCTGGCAGTCCTGATCCTCGCCATGGGAACAGTCAGCTGGCCCTTCGCGTCTCCAGCCTTAGCTACCCGAGCGTCGGCGACGGCTGCCGCACCGGGTGATCTGTGCACAACGGCGGAGTGGCAGGCGGATTTCCGGTCGTGCGTAGACAAGCTCACGGATGTAAGCGAGCAACGAGCTCAGTGCCTGACCGCCCCGAAGCCCGGGTCTCCTGACTCAGGCCTCGCAGGATGGTTCTCTAGTAAGCCGACATCAGCGAACGAGCCGGGTCCGCAAGGAATCTATAGCGAGTACGGCTACGCCGGCTATAGCTATACAACGTATGATATCGACGGCGGCTGCATGTCTACGTTGATTGCACCTGAGTATAGGTTCGAAACCACAGTCGCGAACGGCGAATTTATGATCGCCACTGCAATCATCGGCGCCTCAAATGCCCTACGAGAACGAGCCTGGAATCCCGAGTCAATGTGGGGTTGGGCGGATCCACTTGTAGAGCAAGCCACTCGAGCCGTTTACGAGAAAGTCTTTACGGTTTTCGGAATTCTGACCTTAGCGGTTATTGGGCTTTACCTGCTCTGGCGGTCACGGCAGGCAGACATGAGCAACCTCATGACTACAGCAGGGTGGGCCTTGCTAGTCATGGTAGCCATTACCGCTCTCGCGGCATGGCCTGTCAAGTCGGCCAATATGGCCGACTCAACTCTGATCACTACCCTTGGGGTAGTTCATGACGCCGTAGGCCCACGTGCCGAGGACCGACCGGCAGAGCAATGTCGTCTCGGCGGCACTGAAGCTTGCAAGGACCACCGCCCGCCCGCCGTTCGCGCAAGCGACACCGTAACGGAGTCCATGCTCTACAAGAACTGGGTTCGAGGCGTTCTCGGCTCTTCGGATACCGAGACAGCAAAGAAGTACGGGCTCGCCCTTTACGATGCCAGATCCCTATCATGGGAGGAGGCCGAGCGCCTTCGATCTAACCCAAATGATAGAGACGCCACCATTGCAGCCAAGAATCGGCAGTGGATGAAGGTTGCGGAACAGATCAAGACTGAGGATCCTGAAGCCTACGAGTATCTCCAGGGCACCAAGGGGATGGAGCGAATCGGGGCGGGCTTTATCGCGATGTTGGCGGCGGTGCTCTTCGCGCTGTTTGACATCACAGCTGCGGTCTTGGTTCTGCTTGGGTTCCTAATTTTCCGGTGGGCCGTTATCGCGGCTCCGATTTTGGGGACTGTGGGGTTGTTGCGGCCGGCGGGGGAAGGGCTGCGGCGGCTGGCGAATGCGGTTGTGGCGGCGGTGTTCAATATCGCGATCTTCGGGACGGGTGCGGCGATCTACCTGTTCGCGGTGGATCTGATTATGAGCACGGCGACGTTGCCGGGGTGGCTGCAGGTCGTGCTGGTCTTCCTGTGTGGTGTGGTCGGCTGGATGCTGCTCCGTCCGTACCGTCGGATCACGCAGTTGGGTGGGAAGAACAACGCGGCGTCGGACTCGTGGTCGCGGCGGGTGTTCCGGGATCTGCGGGAGGCGTCCAGGATCGGCGCGGACGAGAGCGACGATCGGGGCAGCCGGCGGATCAAGCAGCGGGACGTCACGGTGGAGCAGATCAACATCCGGCCCGAGGCGCGGCTGGAGGATCCGGCGCACGCCAGCCCGCGTGCGGAGACCACCACTGCGCCGCAGGTGCGCACGCGGCCGGACGGTGCCGAACACGTGGCGGACTCGGAGCCGGTCGTGGCCGGTGGGGGCGGCGAGAGCGGTGGCGGTCCGGCGCCGCGGCGAACACGGCGGCCCGCGCAGTGGACGGAGCCGGAGGTGGCCGAGGCGCCGGCGTCGTTCGCGATCTATCGACCGGACACGGGGCAGACCACGACCGCGCCGCAGACCCCGCAGACGCCGCGGGTGCGTGCCGAGGCGAGGTGA
- a CDS encoding ATP-binding protein → MTRSSQPGSARPAADQNGIIGNGKQQHGYDAPDLAAESDFITNPGHGSVARFQAPQPVRGRPTMARGGDNADIDSPFLDLFGGTPGDGTHVPAAPSPVQPSTPAAPPAQPAPVAQPSPVAQPSPVAQPSSVTRGEPAGVGSPSASARPEGGRPPAPQHPGDRWQTRDRRASASTPAAPARERQNGAGGRPPAGRGGAPGRPSRPGPATPLGTGGPSASIGAGARLPVPADHALEAAPPHDAEAAQPPGTDLKPATDRDPAPRESRNLPAVRQGDRRPARKEAKDKKQSQLVIPARAPKKFNDRDPAVELAITEIAGHLTFTPNTVTAWYWLPEVRWAFRPDAEREALLSAISEQYAGLAGFRLHLRRTNRPFPADEWARTIDTNTLRPLPDVPGGTSWSDHLVSAQRHLMSVNHSEGQTYLGVTFARRSLGDSLSERILRLFGRGVAEGERKKLGRTVEQFDEVLNAFGMRGRQVTPGELEWLLYRSVALCMSPPGPLSPVTNGQWERGDMLSLTEQIERYRTPYGSTVKLVNRMTGEERHVAVLSVGRMEPLEIPERHEPWMHFHERLPWPMELSSRIDILGPNDSFRNLEHRLRMIRSQQLDYAEHGIDAPPELERLAKRALHIGDEMTTGLPVESARAHGWHRIAVGGRTREECLERARRLIQMYSRELRISLQHPKNQDWLAREFIPGEPIANTGYVRRMPVRLLAAALPQAASTVGDRRGDLIGRTAGTCRRPVFLDLHFPMEIRERSGLAVFVAEPGGGKSTLMGALGYLAARRGVQVTLLDPSGPLARLCAMPELRPYSRVLNLTGSEQGTLAPYALIPTPRRGEFAPGAAGDREYEIAVSNARAERRMLVQDICSMLVPPQVARQASTATLLRHAVRQVPAEETSTLDDVVQTLSQLDNDDGKELANLLLDTAEMPLALLFFGSPPPDALGSDAALTVITMAGLRLPDLKIEREYWSAEEALALPMLHTAHRLAVRRAYGGSMSTRKLVGLDEAHFMEGWRSGRSFLVRLARDSRKWNLAALVASQNPRDILGLDVQNLVSTVFVGRIAEDQEIASEALRLLRVPVNDGYEATLASLSNVDSSSATRLGFREFVMRDVDGRVQKVRVDVSYVEGLLDYLDTTPAAAAASAGATAALDLAGDVEA, encoded by the coding sequence ATGACGCGGTCGTCCCAGCCGGGCTCAGCGCGCCCGGCCGCAGATCAGAACGGCATCATCGGTAACGGTAAGCAGCAGCATGGCTACGATGCGCCCGATCTTGCCGCCGAGTCCGACTTCATCACCAACCCCGGGCACGGCTCCGTCGCGCGTTTCCAGGCGCCCCAGCCCGTGAGAGGCCGGCCCACCATGGCCCGCGGCGGCGACAACGCCGACATCGACTCGCCGTTCCTCGATCTCTTCGGGGGTACGCCCGGTGACGGCACGCACGTACCGGCCGCGCCGTCACCGGTGCAGCCGTCCACTCCCGCGGCGCCGCCCGCGCAGCCGGCCCCGGTGGCGCAGCCGTCGCCCGTGGCGCAGCCGTCGCCCGTGGCGCAGCCGTCCTCGGTGACGCGCGGCGAGCCGGCCGGCGTCGGGTCGCCGAGTGCGTCCGCGCGGCCGGAGGGCGGCAGGCCGCCCGCGCCGCAGCACCCGGGCGACCGGTGGCAGACCCGCGACCGGCGGGCGTCCGCGAGCACGCCGGCCGCGCCCGCGCGTGAGCGGCAGAACGGCGCGGGCGGCCGCCCGCCCGCCGGCCGTGGCGGCGCCCCGGGGCGCCCGTCGCGTCCGGGCCCGGCCACGCCGCTCGGAACGGGCGGGCCGAGCGCGTCCATCGGGGCCGGCGCGCGGCTACCCGTACCGGCTGATCATGCTCTTGAGGCGGCTCCGCCGCATGACGCCGAGGCGGCGCAGCCGCCCGGCACGGATCTGAAGCCGGCCACGGACCGTGACCCGGCGCCGCGCGAGTCGCGCAACCTGCCGGCCGTCCGGCAGGGCGACCGGCGGCCCGCGCGGAAAGAGGCCAAGGACAAGAAGCAGTCGCAGCTGGTCATCCCGGCCCGCGCGCCGAAGAAGTTCAACGACCGCGACCCCGCCGTCGAACTCGCGATCACCGAGATCGCCGGGCACCTGACGTTCACGCCGAACACGGTGACCGCCTGGTACTGGCTGCCCGAGGTGCGGTGGGCGTTCCGGCCGGACGCGGAGCGCGAGGCGCTGCTCTCCGCGATCTCCGAACAGTACGCGGGCCTGGCCGGCTTCCGGCTGCACCTGCGGCGCACCAACCGGCCGTTCCCGGCCGACGAGTGGGCGCGCACCATCGACACCAACACGCTGCGCCCGCTGCCCGACGTGCCCGGCGGCACCTCCTGGTCCGACCACCTGGTCTCCGCACAGCGGCACCTGATGTCGGTCAACCACTCCGAGGGCCAGACCTACCTGGGCGTCACGTTCGCGCGGCGCTCGCTCGGCGACTCGCTCAGCGAGCGGATCCTGCGGCTGTTCGGCCGCGGCGTCGCCGAGGGCGAGCGGAAGAAGCTCGGGCGCACGGTCGAGCAGTTCGACGAGGTGCTCAACGCGTTCGGCATGCGCGGGCGGCAGGTCACACCCGGCGAGCTGGAGTGGCTGCTGTACCGGTCGGTCGCGCTCTGCATGTCACCGCCCGGCCCGCTCTCCCCGGTCACCAACGGGCAGTGGGAGCGCGGCGACATGCTCTCGCTGACCGAGCAGATCGAGCGCTACCGCACGCCGTACGGCTCGACCGTGAAGCTGGTCAACCGGATGACCGGCGAGGAGCGGCACGTCGCCGTGCTCTCCGTCGGCCGGATGGAGCCGCTGGAGATCCCGGAGCGGCACGAGCCGTGGATGCACTTCCACGAGCGGCTGCCCTGGCCGATGGAGCTCTCCTCGCGGATCGACATCCTCGGGCCGAACGACTCGTTCCGGAATCTCGAGCACCGGCTGCGGATGATCCGCTCCCAGCAGCTCGACTACGCGGAGCACGGCATCGACGCGCCGCCGGAGCTGGAGCGCCTGGCCAAGCGCGCACTGCACATCGGCGACGAGATGACCACCGGCCTGCCGGTCGAGTCCGCCCGCGCGCACGGCTGGCACCGCATCGCGGTCGGCGGCCGCACCCGCGAGGAGTGCCTGGAGCGGGCCCGGCGCCTGATCCAGATGTACTCGCGCGAGCTGCGCATCTCGCTGCAGCACCCGAAGAACCAGGACTGGCTGGCCCGCGAGTTCATCCCCGGCGAGCCGATCGCGAACACCGGGTACGTCCGGCGCATGCCGGTCCGGCTGCTCGCCGCCGCGCTCCCGCAGGCCGCGTCCACGGTCGGCGACCGGCGCGGCGACCTGATCGGGCGCACCGCCGGCACCTGCCGCCGGCCGGTCTTCCTCGACCTGCACTTCCCGATGGAGATCCGGGAGCGGTCCGGTCTCGCCGTCTTCGTCGCCGAGCCCGGTGGTGGTAAGTCCACGCTGATGGGCGCGCTCGGCTACCTCGCCGCGCGGCGCGGCGTGCAGGTGACGCTGCTCGACCCGTCCGGCCCGCTGGCCCGGCTCTGCGCCATGCCGGAGCTGCGCCCGTACTCGCGGGTGCTGAACCTGACCGGCTCCGAGCAGGGGACGCTGGCACCGTACGCGCTGATCCCGACGCCCCGGCGCGGCGAGTTCGCGCCCGGCGCCGCCGGCGACCGGGAGTACGAGATCGCGGTCTCCAACGCCCGGGCCGAGCGCCGCATGCTGGTCCAAGACATCTGCTCGATGCTGGTCCCGCCGCAGGTCGCGCGCCAGGCCTCCACCGCCACGCTGCTGCGGCACGCGGTCCGGCAGGTCCCCGCGGAGGAGACGTCCACGCTCGACGACGTCGTCCAGACGCTCTCCCAGCTCGACAACGACGACGGCAAAGAGCTGGCCAACCTGCTCCTCGACACCGCCGAGATGCCGCTCGCGCTGCTCTTCTTCGGCTCCCCGCCGCCGGACGCACTCGGGTCGGACGCGGCGCTCACCGTGATCACCATGGCCGGGCTGCGGCTTCCGGACCTCAAGATCGAGCGCGAGTACTGGTCGGCGGAGGAGGCGCTGGCGCTGCCGATGCTGCACACCGCACACCGGCTCGCGGTCCGGCGCGCGTACGGCGGGTCGATGTCCACCCGGAAACTGGTCGGCCTGGACGAGGCACACTTCATGGAGGGGTGGCGCTCCGGCCGCTCCTTCCTGGTCCGGCTCGCCCGCGACTCCCGTAAGTGGAACCTGGCCGCGCTGGTCGCCTCGCAGAACCCGCGCGACATCCTCGGCCTCGACGTGCAGAACCTGGTCTCCACCGTCTTCGTCGGCCGGATCGCCGAGGACCAGGAGATCGCCTCGGAGGCGCTGCGGCTGCTCCGCGTCCCGGTCAACGACGGCTACGAGGCGACGCTGGCCTCACTGTCCAACGTCGACTCCTCCTCGGCCACCCGACTCGGCTTCCGCGAGTTCGTCATGCGCGACGTGGACGGCCGGGTGCAGAAGGTCCGGGTCGACGTCAGCTACGTCGAGGGCCTGCTCGACTACCTCGACACGACACCCGCCGCGGCCGCCGCCTCGGCGGGCGCCACCGCAGCACTCGACCTCGCCGGCGATGTGGAGGCCTGA
- the folP gene encoding dihydropteroate synthase, which produces MGILNVTPDSFSDGGRYADRDAAVAHGVAMRADGAALVDVGGESTRPGAARVDAEEESRRVLPVIRELAAAGVLVSIDTTRASVAAAAIAAGAVAVNDVSGGLADPEMAKVVAAEGVPWVLMHWRGHSQRMQQLAVYGDVVAEVRAELSRRVDDALAAGVAADKIIIDPGLGFAKDAAHNWELTRHLGALLSLGFPLLFASSRKSYLGSLLAGPDGTPRPAGGQRDAATVATSVLAVAAGAWGVRVHQVRDTVDAIAVWKASGAPRLRETA; this is translated from the coding sequence ATGGGAATTCTGAACGTCACGCCGGACTCGTTCTCCGACGGCGGCCGGTACGCCGACCGGGACGCCGCGGTCGCGCACGGCGTGGCCATGCGCGCGGACGGCGCGGCCCTGGTGGACGTGGGCGGCGAGTCCACCCGTCCGGGCGCGGCCCGGGTCGACGCGGAGGAGGAGTCCCGCCGGGTGCTGCCGGTGATCCGCGAGCTCGCCGCGGCGGGCGTGCTGGTCAGCATCGACACCACGCGCGCGTCCGTGGCCGCCGCCGCGATCGCGGCCGGCGCGGTCGCGGTCAACGACGTCTCCGGCGGGCTCGCTGATCCGGAGATGGCCAAGGTGGTCGCGGCCGAGGGCGTACCGTGGGTCCTGATGCACTGGCGCGGCCACTCGCAGCGGATGCAGCAGCTGGCGGTCTACGGCGACGTGGTGGCGGAGGTGCGTGCGGAGCTGTCCCGGCGGGTGGACGACGCGCTGGCCGCGGGCGTGGCCGCCGACAAGATCATCATCGATCCCGGCCTGGGGTTCGCCAAGGACGCCGCGCACAACTGGGAGCTGACCCGCCACCTCGGCGCGCTGCTGTCCCTGGGCTTCCCGCTGCTCTTCGCGTCCAGCCGCAAGTCCTACCTGGGCAGCCTGCTGGCGGGTCCGGACGGCACGCCCCGGCCGGCCGGCGGGCAGCGCGACGCGGCCACCGTGGCGACCAGCGTGCTCGCGGTCGCGGCCGGCGCCTGGGGCGTCCGCGTGCACCAGGTCCGGGACACGGTGGACGCGATCGCGGTCTGGAAGGCCTCCGGCGCACCCCGGCTGAGGGAGACGGCATGA
- the folB gene encoding dihydroneopterin aldolase, with amino-acid sequence MTDRITLRGLRVRGNHGVYDFERAQGQDFLIDVDLELDLARAAASDDVADTVHYGELAERLVAITAGEPVNLIETLADRLVTACLDDARVSAATVTVHKPQAPIPHEFADVAVTLRRSRP; translated from the coding sequence ATGACCGACCGGATCACGCTGCGCGGCCTGCGGGTGCGCGGCAACCACGGCGTGTACGACTTCGAGCGCGCCCAGGGGCAGGACTTCCTGATCGACGTGGATCTGGAGCTGGACCTGGCCCGCGCCGCCGCCTCCGACGACGTGGCGGACACCGTGCACTACGGCGAGTTGGCCGAGCGGCTGGTCGCGATCACGGCCGGCGAGCCGGTGAACCTGATCGAGACGCTGGCCGACCGCCTGGTCACCGCGTGCCTGGACGACGCCCGGGTGAGCGCCGCGACCGTGACCGTGCACAAGCCACAGGCGCCGATCCCGCACGAGTTCGCGGACGTGGCGGTCACGCTGCGCCGGAGCCGGCCGTGA
- the folK gene encoding 2-amino-4-hydroxy-6-hydroxymethyldihydropteridine diphosphokinase, which yields MTRALLSIGGNLGDRLAHLRAAVAGLGDTVLVVSGVYETPPWGDADQPSYLNAAVMVAAPDRGPRDWLETAWRLEAEAGRTRDPERRFGPRTLDVDVIAVWADDGTPVLSDDERLTLPHPRAHLRAFVLRPWIDIDPFGAVPGHGSLDVLLREGPAAADAGGIQPRPDLTLEFSR from the coding sequence GTGACTCGCGCGCTGCTGTCGATCGGCGGCAATCTGGGCGACCGGCTCGCGCACCTGCGCGCGGCCGTGGCCGGGCTCGGCGACACGGTGCTGGTGGTGTCCGGTGTCTACGAGACACCGCCGTGGGGCGATGCGGACCAGCCGTCCTACCTGAACGCCGCGGTGATGGTCGCGGCGCCGGACCGCGGCCCGCGCGACTGGCTGGAGACCGCGTGGCGGCTGGAGGCGGAGGCCGGGCGCACCCGCGACCCGGAGCGCCGGTTCGGACCGCGCACGCTGGACGTGGACGTGATCGCGGTGTGGGCCGACGACGGCACGCCGGTGCTCAGCGACGACGAGCGGCTGACGCTGCCGCACCCGCGCGCGCACCTGCGCGCGTTCGTGCTGCGGCCGTGGATCGACATCGACCCGTTCGGCGCCGTGCCCGGTCACGGCTCCCTCGACGTGCTCCTCCGGGAGGGACCGGCCGCGGCCGACGCCGGAGGAATCCAGCCACGCCCGGACTTGACGCTAGAGTTCTCAAGGTGA
- a CDS encoding DUF3180 domain-containing protein, giving the protein MGPTRASTLLVAALAAAAVGWLLISGLYYGETGVSVPWLPTVTIAALAILEAFLAYNTRARIDRKPGHDPVEPLAVARFVVLAKASSLAGAIFAGFCTSLLVWLLIEQTRAATEDRPSAAGGLIASVALIAAALWLERACRVPDRPDDDVPGPGRKP; this is encoded by the coding sequence ATGGGCCCGACTCGGGCCTCCACCCTCCTGGTCGCCGCGCTCGCGGCCGCCGCGGTCGGGTGGCTGCTGATCAGTGGCCTCTACTACGGCGAGACCGGGGTCTCGGTCCCGTGGCTGCCGACCGTCACCATCGCCGCGCTGGCGATCCTGGAGGCGTTCCTGGCGTACAACACGAGGGCGCGGATCGACCGCAAGCCCGGGCACGACCCGGTCGAGCCGCTGGCCGTGGCGCGGTTCGTGGTGCTGGCCAAGGCGTCCTCGCTGGCCGGTGCGATCTTCGCGGGCTTCTGCACGTCGCTGCTGGTCTGGCTGCTGATCGAGCAGACCCGGGCGGCGACCGAGGACCGGCCGTCCGCGGCCGGCGGCCTGATCGCCTCCGTGGCGCTGATCGCGGCCGCGCTCTGGCTGGAGCGCGCCTGCCGCGTCCCGGACCGCCCGGACGACGACGTGCCCGGACCCGGCCGAAAGCCGTGA
- a CDS encoding ABC transporter permease — MAYDEPAYRRRDGETDSTDATTRMSRGYGQPETGYRPEGSHRREEQYAPQYATTAETRVPDYAEAPRVTQAALDDAFDDPAHGEVGRDRMAVHFLWEFVLLLAAGGLGYLLYASQRDAVTGAALDQLLVQGAALGLLALGAAATLRTAAPNLAIGPVAVASALHFAENGDTGVLQAAGVALVVGLVGGLLLALLVVGFHVPGWAASLAAALGVIVYIQLRPGPVDVQGDYDPTRHAVYLFGGFAALTIIGGLLGLIKNVRRTVGRFRPVGDPADRRGVGGAVVTAGAIVFSSVLAVGAGVLIASGNDTPVVPSVGLEWTGLALGAALVGGTSAYGRRGGVLGTLLAVAVLTMFLRYQDLEGWDISTYATAAVAVAGGLVVTRLVETFGRPAPAADTQWTEPPAATTWQAPPAEPGPAPRTDPWDSSRWGS, encoded by the coding sequence ATGGCGTACGACGAGCCGGCCTACCGGCGGCGCGACGGCGAGACCGACTCCACGGACGCGACCACCCGGATGTCCCGCGGCTACGGGCAGCCGGAGACCGGATACCGGCCGGAGGGCAGCCACCGCCGCGAGGAGCAGTACGCGCCGCAGTACGCCACCACGGCCGAGACCCGCGTGCCGGACTACGCCGAGGCCCCGCGGGTCACGCAGGCCGCGCTGGACGACGCGTTCGACGACCCGGCCCACGGCGAGGTCGGCCGCGACCGGATGGCCGTCCACTTCCTCTGGGAGTTCGTGCTGCTGCTGGCCGCCGGTGGCCTCGGCTACCTGCTCTACGCCTCGCAGCGCGACGCGGTGACCGGCGCGGCGCTGGACCAGCTCCTGGTGCAGGGCGCCGCGCTCGGCCTGCTCGCGCTCGGCGCCGCCGCCACGCTGCGCACCGCCGCGCCGAACCTGGCGATCGGCCCGGTCGCGGTCGCGTCCGCACTGCACTTCGCGGAGAACGGTGACACCGGCGTGCTCCAGGCGGCCGGCGTGGCCCTGGTGGTCGGCCTGGTCGGCGGCCTGCTCCTGGCGCTGCTCGTGGTCGGCTTCCACGTGCCCGGCTGGGCGGCGAGCCTGGCGGCCGCGCTCGGCGTGATCGTCTACATCCAGCTGCGCCCGGGCCCGGTCGACGTGCAGGGCGACTACGACCCGACCCGGCACGCGGTCTACCTGTTCGGCGGCTTCGCGGCGCTGACCATCATCGGCGGGCTGCTCGGCCTGATCAAGAACGTGCGGCGGACCGTGGGCCGGTTCCGGCCGGTCGGCGACCCGGCGGACCGGCGCGGCGTCGGCGGCGCGGTGGTGACGGCCGGCGCGATCGTGTTCTCCTCCGTGCTCGCGGTGGGCGCGGGCGTGCTGATCGCGTCCGGGAACGACACACCGGTCGTACCGTCGGTGGGCCTGGAGTGGACCGGGCTGGCGCTCGGCGCGGCGCTGGTCGGCGGCACGTCCGCCTACGGCCGGCGCGGCGGTGTCCTGGGCACGCTGCTCGCGGTCGCCGTCCTCACCATGTTCCTGCGCTACCAGGACCTGGAGGGCTGGGACATCTCCACCTACGCCACGGCCGCGGTCGCGGTGGCCGGCGGCCTGGTGGTCACGCGCCTGGTGGAGACGTTCGGCCGGCCCGCGCCCGCGGCGGACACGCAGTGGACGGAACCGCCGGCCGCGACGACCTGGCAGGCGCCGCCCGCGGAGCCCGGCCCGGCCCCGCGGACCGACCCGTGGGACAGCAGCCGCTGGGGATCCTGA